In Nitrospira sp., one genomic interval encodes:
- a CDS encoding molybdopterin-dependent oxidoreductase, translating to MKPATNPDVEASTIELSIDGRTVSAKDGVSLYDVIASTGKIIPAMCYHYTFDPFGSCGMCLVMQEGKKAPVRSCTAKATAGMVIRTEGEDLFAARKKAVEKHLSVHPLDCPVCDADGHCELQDMAFQHGVTNLASAKQKFIPEDTRSLVLDFNMNRCIACAECINVCKDVLMIDALQFMKKGGFNQVVAKGDQPLACEFCGDCLAVCPVGAITNKYSKYLYKPWQMKKTTTTCNYCGDGCQMHLETKDTEVVRVTSPLSWKNKWGDRTETAKGHGGLCVRGRFGFQYIDSEQRLRQPLVRIGDTLTETPWLDAMQTVIDRLSDIHRKHGPESIAGLITARCTNEELYLFQKLMRAGLRTNQLDSSARYGHLNYVHAVRHAVGIGRPLNDWEDLTKAKAVLVIGSNITETNPLTAVRIKEAVRVYHAQVIVVDSATTNIGQLASHPLLVKPGTEALLIDGLVKAVIEQDLVDEAATTQHPQAFAALKAAVAQISLDHVASQTGVPVDQIREVATIFAEAPRAVALCAEGIVRRPNGYQNVLKLIDLAWVTGKLGQPGSGVTTVTEEVNEQGAIDMGVAPEFLPGQARFDDPGARERFGKAWEVTLPATGTGANLLEILARIQTGQIKALYVIGENPLATLPASMQVKAALDKLQLLIVQDPFLTETANMAHVVLPAATYAEKDGTFTSLEGKVLRVRQALDHVGESLPDWHILIALANGLGYEWPYQSPQDVQNEIMKLLPGYYNLGQPRRVSPSPDAYLSNGYAAEVQERYRRPAAQASTDDEARPYTLMMGQVLYHSGKMSTQASGLINIEPNTGRIRMNPADVEKLGLTEQSTVRLTSRQGAVQAGVKADSDIQVGCCFFPEHFNEPPVKDLMTTEADPVTGVPYFKSTRVTIEKVGA from the coding sequence TTGAAACCAGCGACTAATCCCGACGTCGAAGCCTCTACCATCGAACTGTCGATTGATGGACGAACGGTATCGGCCAAGGACGGCGTCTCGCTCTACGATGTCATCGCCAGCACGGGCAAGATCATCCCTGCCATGTGCTACCACTATACCTTCGATCCCTTCGGCTCCTGCGGCATGTGCCTCGTGATGCAGGAAGGCAAGAAAGCCCCGGTCCGCTCGTGCACGGCTAAAGCCACAGCGGGCATGGTGATCCGCACCGAAGGCGAGGATCTGTTCGCGGCGCGCAAGAAAGCGGTTGAAAAACACCTGTCCGTCCATCCCCTGGACTGCCCGGTCTGTGATGCCGACGGACATTGCGAACTCCAGGACATGGCGTTCCAACATGGTGTCACCAACCTCGCCAGCGCCAAACAAAAGTTTATTCCCGAGGACACGCGGAGCTTGGTGCTTGATTTCAACATGAATCGCTGCATCGCCTGCGCCGAATGCATCAATGTCTGCAAAGACGTCCTGATGATCGACGCGCTGCAATTCATGAAGAAGGGCGGCTTCAACCAGGTCGTTGCCAAGGGTGACCAGCCGCTGGCCTGTGAGTTCTGCGGGGACTGCCTGGCTGTCTGTCCGGTGGGCGCCATCACGAACAAATACTCCAAGTATTTGTACAAGCCGTGGCAAATGAAGAAAACCACGACCACATGTAACTATTGTGGTGACGGGTGCCAGATGCATCTCGAAACCAAGGACACCGAAGTGGTCCGCGTCACCTCGCCGCTCTCCTGGAAGAATAAGTGGGGCGATCGCACTGAAACCGCCAAGGGTCATGGTGGGCTCTGCGTCAGGGGGCGATTCGGGTTCCAATACATCGACAGTGAGCAACGCCTGCGGCAGCCTCTGGTTCGCATCGGCGACACCTTGACGGAAACACCCTGGCTGGATGCCATGCAGACGGTCATTGACCGACTCTCCGACATCCACCGCAAGCATGGTCCGGAGTCGATTGCCGGACTCATTACCGCCCGCTGTACGAACGAAGAGCTGTATCTGTTCCAAAAGCTCATGCGAGCCGGCCTGAGGACCAACCAGCTCGACAGTAGCGCGCGGTATGGCCATCTGAATTATGTTCACGCTGTTCGCCATGCCGTCGGCATTGGCCGCCCGCTGAATGATTGGGAAGACCTGACCAAAGCCAAGGCCGTCCTTGTCATCGGGTCGAACATCACCGAAACCAACCCCTTAACCGCCGTCCGTATCAAGGAAGCTGTCCGCGTCTATCATGCCCAAGTGATCGTCGTCGACTCTGCCACGACCAACATTGGCCAACTCGCGTCACACCCGCTCCTGGTGAAGCCGGGAACGGAGGCCCTGTTGATCGACGGCCTGGTCAAAGCCGTCATCGAACAGGATCTCGTAGATGAAGCGGCTACCACGCAACATCCTCAGGCGTTTGCGGCTCTGAAAGCGGCGGTCGCACAGATTTCGCTGGATCACGTTGCCTCGCAAACCGGCGTCCCAGTCGATCAGATCCGCGAGGTAGCAACCATTTTTGCCGAAGCACCGCGCGCCGTTGCATTGTGCGCAGAGGGCATCGTTCGTCGTCCGAATGGATACCAGAATGTCCTCAAGCTCATTGATCTCGCCTGGGTGACGGGAAAACTCGGGCAACCGGGCTCCGGCGTCACGACCGTGACCGAAGAGGTCAACGAACAGGGCGCCATCGACATGGGCGTGGCTCCGGAATTTTTGCCTGGGCAAGCACGATTCGATGATCCCGGCGCGCGTGAACGCTTCGGCAAAGCCTGGGAAGTCACCCTGCCCGCGACCGGCACGGGCGCGAATCTCCTTGAGATTCTGGCACGTATCCAGACCGGCCAGATTAAGGCGCTCTACGTCATTGGGGAAAACCCCTTGGCCACCTTACCTGCCTCGATGCAGGTGAAAGCTGCCCTCGACAAACTTCAACTCTTGATCGTTCAGGATCCGTTCCTGACTGAAACCGCCAACATGGCGCACGTCGTGCTACCGGCCGCCACCTATGCGGAAAAGGACGGCACCTTCACCAGCCTTGAAGGGAAGGTCTTACGCGTCCGCCAGGCGCTTGATCATGTCGGCGAAAGCCTCCCGGATTGGCATATCCTGATCGCCCTGGCCAATGGGCTCGGCTACGAGTGGCCCTACCAGTCGCCCCAGGACGTGCAAAACGAAATTATGAAACTGTTGCCGGGGTACTACAACCTCGGCCAGCCTCGGCGGGTCTCGCCGTCTCCGGATGCCTATCTTTCGAACGGTTACGCAGCCGAGGTCCAGGAGCGTTATCGCCGCCCTGCGGCACAGGCATCCACGGATGATGAGGCACGGCCCTATACCCTGATGATGGGACAGGTCCTCTATCACTCCGGCAAGATGTCCACCCAGGCATCAGGGCTCATCAATATCGAACCGAACACCGGGCGGATACGCATGAATCCGGCCGACGTCGAAAAACTCGGCCTCACAGAGCAGTCCACCGTCCGACTCACATCACGCCAAGGTGCTGTCCAAGCGGGAGTGAAGGCTGACTCGGACATCCAAGTCGGCTGCTGCTTCTTTCCGGAACATTTCAACGAACCCCCGGTGAAAGATTTGATGACCACGGAAGCCGATCCAGTCACCGGAGTGCCGTATTTCAAATCGACGCGTGTAACGATTGAAAAGGTTGGTGCGTAA
- the nuoD gene encoding NADH dehydrogenase (quinone) subunit D, whose translation MAQFEDQRTTVYKVDPEHPESETLPTLRTEELLLNMGPQHPSTHGVLKVILELEGERLVKSTPVMGFLHRGVEKLAEEGTYHQFIPHTDRLDYVCAMYNNFAYCRAVEKLMNITVPDRAEYLRTIVAEIQRIIGHQFWLGTQALDIGAMTVFFYCFRDREILLDWFDELCGARLTTSWYRIGGVERDFTPSLFAKLKQFLDYFPPKIDEYVIFLEKNRIWLARTKGVAVISAEDALSFGLSGPTLRGSGVDYDLRKYEPYSAYPKCEFSVPVGKNGDTYDRYWIRVQEMYESVKIIRQCLEQIQDGPVMADVPSVTLPPKERVFTNLESMIQQFKLFSQGFNAPPGEIYCGTEAHKGELGFYIVSTGGGKPYRLKIRAPSFIHMGAFDHMSKGYMIADAVTIFGTYDIVMGECDR comes from the coding sequence ATGGCACAGTTCGAAGACCAACGAACTACGGTTTATAAAGTCGATCCCGAGCATCCGGAAAGCGAAACGCTTCCAACGCTCAGGACCGAAGAACTCCTCCTCAACATGGGACCGCAACACCCAAGCACCCATGGCGTGTTGAAAGTCATCCTGGAGTTGGAAGGTGAGCGCCTGGTCAAGTCCACCCCGGTCATGGGCTTTCTCCACCGCGGAGTGGAAAAACTGGCTGAAGAAGGAACCTATCATCAATTCATCCCGCACACGGATCGACTCGACTATGTGTGTGCGATGTATAACAACTTTGCCTACTGTCGAGCGGTCGAAAAATTAATGAACATCACGGTGCCGGACCGTGCCGAGTATCTGCGCACCATCGTGGCGGAAATTCAGCGCATCATTGGCCACCAGTTCTGGTTGGGCACCCAAGCCCTCGACATCGGTGCGATGACCGTCTTTTTCTACTGTTTCCGAGACCGTGAAATTCTGCTCGACTGGTTTGATGAGCTGTGCGGTGCCCGGCTCACCACCAGTTGGTATCGCATCGGCGGTGTCGAGCGGGACTTTACGCCATCTTTGTTCGCCAAACTGAAACAATTCCTGGATTACTTTCCGCCGAAGATCGATGAATACGTCATCTTCCTGGAAAAGAACCGCATCTGGCTCGCGCGAACTAAGGGCGTGGCCGTGATCTCGGCTGAGGACGCCCTGAGCTTTGGGCTGAGTGGACCCACGCTGCGCGGCTCCGGGGTCGACTATGACCTCCGTAAATATGAACCCTATTCGGCCTATCCCAAGTGTGAATTCAGCGTCCCCGTCGGAAAGAACGGCGACACCTATGATCGATACTGGATTCGCGTGCAAGAGATGTACGAAAGCGTCAAGATCATCCGCCAGTGCCTTGAGCAGATCCAGGACGGGCCGGTCATGGCAGACGTCCCCAGCGTCACCCTGCCTCCGAAAGAGCGGGTGTTCACGAACCTGGAATCCATGATCCAGCAGTTTAAATTGTTTTCGCAGGGATTCAATGCCCCTCCGGGAGAAATCTACTGCGGAACCGAAGCGCATAAAGGCGAGTTGGGGTTTTATATCGTCAGCACGGGCGGAGGGAAACCCTACCGGTTGAAAATTCGTGCGCCCTCGTTCATCCATATGGGCGCGTTCGATCATATGTCGAAAGGCTATATGATCGCTGATGCCGTGACGATTTTCGGCACATACGACATCGTCATGGGCGAGTGTGACCGTTGA
- a CDS encoding NADH-quinone oxidoreductase subunit C: protein MSHPAKRIEETFPGACTKVAEWRGDVAVTVNRASLHDVAQFLRDDPALRFDYIVHVSSVDWPDDEERFEVVYEVYSVRTRQRIRLKARVPESDCIVDSLTDIWKGADFMEREVYDMMGIRFRNHPDLRRILMPDEYDEGYPLRKDFPLRGKGWRDTFEFLDEPTR from the coding sequence ATGAGTCACCCAGCGAAACGAATCGAGGAAACGTTCCCGGGCGCCTGCACGAAGGTAGCGGAATGGCGGGGAGACGTAGCGGTGACCGTCAACCGTGCGAGTCTACACGACGTGGCGCAGTTCCTTCGAGACGATCCCGCCCTGCGATTCGATTATATCGTCCACGTCAGCTCGGTGGATTGGCCCGACGACGAGGAACGATTCGAGGTCGTCTACGAAGTCTACTCTGTTCGCACGCGACAGCGGATTCGCCTGAAGGCTCGGGTGCCGGAATCAGACTGTATCGTGGACTCTCTGACCGACATCTGGAAAGGCGCCGATTTCATGGAGCGCGAGGTCTACGACATGATGGGGATCCGATTCCGGAACCATCCCGATCTTCGCCGCATTCTGATGCCGGACGAATACGACGAGGGCTATCCCCTGCGCAAAGACTTTCCGCTCCGCGGAAAGGGCTGGCGTGACACATTCGAATTTTTGGATGAACCGACCCGATAA
- a CDS encoding NADH-quinone oxidoreductase subunit B: MGLIQLGGHDKDGSPDVITLTVEKAVNWARKGSLWPMTFGLACCAIEMIAAVSSRYDMDRYGAGVFRASPRQSDLMIVAGTVCRRMAPVIRKIYDQMPEPKYVIAMGSCATSGNIYDSYSVVQGVDRFVPVDIYVPGCPPTPEALFDGILKLQERIMQKRVFLSQPKEVRDALKV; this comes from the coding sequence ATGGGATTAATTCAACTGGGGGGACACGACAAAGACGGTTCCCCCGATGTGATCACCCTCACGGTTGAAAAGGCCGTGAATTGGGCCAGGAAAGGGTCCTTGTGGCCCATGACCTTCGGACTCGCCTGCTGCGCCATTGAAATGATCGCGGCCGTCTCATCCCGGTACGACATGGACCGTTATGGGGCAGGAGTCTTCCGAGCCTCCCCCCGCCAATCCGACCTCATGATCGTCGCGGGAACGGTATGCCGACGGATGGCCCCGGTGATTCGCAAGATCTACGATCAGATGCCCGAGCCCAAGTACGTCATTGCGATGGGGTCCTGTGCCACTTCAGGAAATATTTACGATAGTTACAGCGTGGTGCAGGGAGTTGATCGCTTCGTACCGGTCGATATTTATGTACCGGGATGTCCTCCTACTCCGGAAGCCCTCTTCGACGGCATTCTGAAACTGCAGGAGCGCATCATGCAAAAGCGCGTGTTCCTTTCACAGCCGAAGGAAGTCAGGGACGCCCTGAAGGTCTGA
- the ndhC gene encoding NADH-quinone oxidoreductase subunit A, with product MAGSELLLEYLSRYFPILVFVFIALAFGAGTLLISYFVQPKYPEPEKLSTYECGSEPFSDARMPFPVRYYIFAMLFVIFDVEVIFLYPWAIVFNKIGLIGLLEMLIFIGLFLVAYVYAWRKGALEWD from the coding sequence ATGGCCGGTTCCGAGCTCCTCTTAGAGTACCTAAGCCGATATTTTCCAATATTGGTGTTCGTGTTCATCGCCCTGGCGTTTGGTGCCGGCACGTTACTCATCAGCTATTTTGTTCAGCCCAAGTACCCGGAACCGGAAAAACTGTCGACCTATGAGTGCGGCTCCGAACCGTTCTCGGACGCCAGAATGCCGTTTCCGGTGCGCTATTACATCTTTGCCATGCTGTTCGTGATTTTCGACGTCGAAGTCATCTTTCTGTATCCCTGGGCGATTGTCTTTAACAAGATCGGCCTCATCGGCCTGCTCGAAATGCTGATCTTTATCGGTCTTTTCCTCGTCGCCTATGTCTACGCCTGGCGAAAAGGAGCGTTGGAATGGGATTAA
- a CDS encoding OmpA family protein: protein MRTLFMRASLTILSCSLMAVVAIPVHAQDAQSVRLGQAALTYAAGSIRQDMPLEGVVNVMTGDNQLAGNRMMLGWSGTDTLYLKLNKPGEAALGDLYTVYRRARKVFHPITKQYLGYVINRVGVVKVIQVDPVLVGVQVVRSYGPISPGDPVMRFTPPAAEEIAEQTSAAGDVEAVIVELQSDKHMSLVAQSNIVYLDKGQADGVRAGDCLEIFRTGGGLPERKIGEVKVLSTEPYTAAAVVSKAVSRALIGDRLRTKQGSSVQQALRSDQREEDLPAVTVQPVSATNGVPSVPVQQDAQTAKTAGADRVRGGVRLNLDDLADQLEYESGEVKVKPAGVPVLAKVAEYLATAADSQQVRVEGHSDNMEIGPSLKGAFPTNWELSKARAAEIVRYLVEKGGMDSAKLSAVGYGASRPVASNGTEAGRKKNRRIEIVLESPETETPPQAVKVPVTEQESESAPYSFTQLGSAPAVVDSLPAASANPSVPVSSDASGERARAVSDVAVPAAPIDSSMPTPTPGS, encoded by the coding sequence ATGAGGACATTATTTATGCGCGCCAGCCTGACCATCCTGTCATGCAGTCTCATGGCCGTAGTCGCCATTCCTGTTCATGCCCAAGATGCGCAAAGCGTACGCCTGGGCCAAGCCGCGTTGACCTATGCCGCGGGGTCGATTCGACAGGACATGCCCCTGGAGGGCGTGGTCAATGTGATGACCGGCGACAATCAGCTGGCGGGCAATCGAATGATGCTGGGGTGGTCGGGAACCGACACGCTTTATCTCAAACTAAACAAGCCGGGTGAGGCGGCCCTGGGGGATCTCTATACGGTGTACCGGCGGGCTCGCAAAGTGTTCCATCCCATTACGAAGCAGTATCTGGGGTACGTCATCAACCGGGTCGGGGTCGTCAAGGTGATTCAGGTCGATCCGGTGCTGGTCGGTGTGCAAGTGGTTCGTTCGTATGGCCCGATTTCCCCCGGGGATCCCGTCATGCGGTTTACGCCCCCCGCCGCTGAGGAGATCGCCGAGCAGACTTCAGCAGCTGGTGACGTGGAGGCGGTGATCGTTGAATTGCAGTCCGACAAGCACATGTCCCTCGTGGCCCAAAGCAACATTGTCTATCTCGATAAAGGTCAGGCGGATGGTGTCCGGGCCGGAGACTGTCTGGAAATTTTCCGCACGGGTGGCGGCCTTCCTGAACGGAAGATCGGCGAAGTTAAAGTGCTGTCGACCGAGCCGTATACAGCCGCTGCGGTCGTGTCGAAAGCGGTGTCCCGGGCCCTCATTGGTGACCGTCTGCGCACGAAGCAGGGTTCATCTGTTCAACAGGCCTTGCGGTCGGATCAGCGGGAAGAGGACCTTCCCGCCGTGACGGTCCAACCGGTCTCGGCCACGAATGGTGTTCCCTCCGTCCCGGTTCAGCAGGACGCACAGACTGCGAAAACGGCTGGTGCCGACCGCGTACGCGGCGGCGTACGGCTGAATCTTGATGACCTGGCTGATCAGTTGGAATATGAGTCGGGAGAGGTTAAGGTCAAGCCCGCTGGTGTGCCCGTCCTGGCAAAGGTGGCGGAATATTTAGCGACCGCGGCTGACTCTCAACAGGTCCGTGTCGAAGGTCATTCCGACAATATGGAAATCGGGCCGTCGTTGAAAGGAGCCTTCCCTACGAACTGGGAGTTGTCGAAGGCACGCGCGGCAGAAATCGTGCGGTATCTGGTCGAGAAGGGCGGAATGGATTCTGCGAAACTGTCTGCTGTGGGCTATGGAGCGAGCCGACCGGTGGCTAGCAATGGCACTGAGGCGGGACGGAAGAAAAACCGCCGCATCGAGATCGTGCTGGAATCGCCGGAAACCGAGACCCCGCCTCAAGCGGTGAAAGTCCCTGTCACGGAGCAGGAGTCAGAATCGGCACCGTACAGCTTTACCCAGTTGGGCTCGGCGCCTGCGGTTGTCGATAGTCTGCCGGCCGCATCAGCCAATCCGTCTGTCCCGGTTTCGTCCGACGCGTCAGGCGAGCGGGCCCGTGCAGTGTCCGATGTGGCGGTGCCGGCTGCGCCTATTGATTCGAGCATGCCGACACCTACTCCCGGCTCTTAG
- the priA gene encoding primosomal protein N', with protein MRDQPMQAPASPPGYVDVVLPRRLHRSFTYAVPAELRGRIAVGQAVVVPFGSQDLQGVVIALHHRLPPGAPAGGLKPLRSGAVASSLDLLTPAQIELSRWVAERYAAPWGQCIKLVLPPVDQPRRTPTRYLPTAQGLAQLSSLNGLSETEMQLLVRLRRRPKGVMGSTLLQGDKSAAMTALRALVKKGLIERHDEAVAPKGIRRGKNQVSNEAPALPMTEHGERLSLPPADALSWPAVIDKALAGQVFSALLLEGERATRHWCLVKAAQAALRQRRRVLVITGDVENAGRLAGVFTAAGEQSIVLHSGLSEKERATVWQASQVESTMIVIGTRMAVFAPLDRLGLVWVEGEDDLSLKEEQVPRYHARDVAGQRARRDGAVLVLASTHPSLESWAAVQQGLMTPCVYRDPTHRPQIQMVDLNGYGRDSSAETVLTPLLCEGIRDAMQRRSLAILFLNRKGFASVLHCKDCGEMPQCDACSVALTFFRRRNQVRCHYCGRSKPVPDQCPGCQSFKLEPVGLGTERIEEAVRRMFPLARVGRVDGETIRRPADARAFSRLLHAGELDIVIGTQMLFRLALPAKAAFVAVPDADAGLHVPDFRSAERMYHALVDAAELALPAAAGGRLLVQTRFPDHHAVLAFVSGSEELFLAQEQAFRQLLQYPPWTCLIRLDVSGTAEPVVAQAAHRWAALLRGQAASIQRAQTMGGHGATLLSSQAGLMQVPQPLHILGPSPAPHAMVRGRYCWQILVKSDASEAGRAVVLETREALERDSRRGGLRYDIDVDPVSMA; from the coding sequence ATGCGTGACCAGCCCATGCAGGCACCTGCGTCTCCCCCTGGTTATGTCGACGTGGTATTACCACGTCGACTCCACCGATCCTTTACCTATGCTGTTCCGGCGGAACTCCGAGGTCGCATTGCCGTTGGACAAGCCGTCGTTGTGCCGTTTGGGTCGCAGGATCTGCAGGGCGTGGTCATTGCGCTGCACCACCGGCTGCCGCCGGGGGCTCCGGCGGGAGGACTCAAACCGCTGCGTTCGGGCGCGGTGGCTTCGTCGCTCGATCTGCTGACCCCTGCTCAGATCGAGTTGAGCCGTTGGGTTGCGGAACGGTATGCTGCCCCGTGGGGCCAATGCATTAAGCTCGTGCTTCCTCCCGTCGATCAGCCTCGTCGCACTCCCACTCGATACCTACCGACAGCGCAGGGCCTTGCTCAACTCTCTTCACTCAATGGGCTGAGCGAAACCGAAATGCAACTCCTGGTGCGCCTTCGTCGCCGCCCGAAGGGCGTGATGGGCAGTACCCTTCTGCAGGGCGACAAGTCCGCTGCAATGACGGCGTTGCGGGCACTGGTCAAAAAAGGCTTGATCGAGCGCCATGATGAAGCTGTTGCTCCGAAAGGTATTCGACGTGGGAAGAATCAAGTTTCGAACGAAGCGCCGGCCCTTCCCATGACGGAACACGGTGAGCGCCTGTCGCTCCCCCCGGCGGACGCGCTGTCGTGGCCAGCGGTGATCGACAAGGCATTGGCGGGGCAGGTCTTCTCCGCGCTGTTGCTTGAGGGGGAACGTGCCACGAGACATTGGTGTCTGGTCAAGGCTGCACAGGCCGCTCTCCGCCAGCGTCGGCGAGTGCTGGTGATCACGGGGGATGTCGAGAACGCCGGTCGCCTGGCAGGAGTGTTTACAGCAGCCGGCGAGCAGTCGATAGTCCTGCACAGCGGCCTCTCTGAGAAGGAGCGTGCGACGGTGTGGCAGGCATCCCAAGTTGAGTCGACCATGATTGTGATCGGCACGCGCATGGCGGTGTTTGCACCTCTCGACCGGCTTGGACTAGTGTGGGTCGAAGGAGAGGACGATCTGTCACTCAAAGAGGAGCAGGTGCCTCGGTATCATGCTCGAGACGTGGCCGGCCAACGCGCCCGCCGGGATGGCGCCGTGCTGGTGCTGGCATCGACTCATCCCTCGCTTGAAAGTTGGGCGGCCGTCCAACAGGGTCTGATGACGCCCTGTGTGTATCGCGATCCGACCCACCGTCCCCAGATTCAGATGGTCGACTTGAATGGGTACGGCAGAGATTCATCTGCCGAAACGGTGCTCACGCCTCTTCTGTGCGAAGGCATCCGTGACGCCATGCAGCGGCGATCGTTAGCGATCCTTTTCCTCAATCGCAAGGGCTTCGCAAGCGTGCTTCACTGCAAGGATTGCGGGGAGATGCCGCAGTGCGATGCCTGTAGCGTCGCCTTGACCTTTTTCAGGCGTCGCAATCAGGTGCGCTGTCACTACTGCGGGCGATCGAAGCCCGTGCCGGATCAGTGCCCCGGGTGCCAGTCTTTCAAGTTGGAGCCGGTCGGGTTGGGCACGGAACGGATCGAAGAGGCGGTTCGGCGGATGTTTCCCCTGGCCCGTGTGGGGCGTGTGGACGGTGAGACGATTCGTCGTCCGGCGGACGCCAGGGCCTTCAGCCGGCTGCTCCATGCGGGGGAACTCGATATCGTGATCGGCACGCAGATGCTGTTTCGGTTGGCGCTGCCGGCGAAGGCCGCCTTCGTGGCGGTGCCGGATGCTGATGCCGGTTTGCACGTGCCCGATTTCCGTTCAGCCGAGCGGATGTATCATGCCCTCGTGGACGCCGCGGAATTGGCCCTCCCGGCCGCCGCCGGAGGCCGACTCCTGGTGCAGACCCGGTTCCCGGATCATCACGCGGTGTTGGCGTTCGTGTCGGGCAGCGAGGAGCTGTTTCTGGCGCAAGAACAGGCCTTTCGGCAACTGCTTCAGTATCCGCCCTGGACTTGCCTGATTCGGTTGGATGTGTCCGGAACGGCGGAGCCGGTAGTGGCGCAGGCCGCGCACCGTTGGGCGGCGCTGTTACGAGGACAGGCGGCGTCCATCCAGCGAGCGCAGACCATGGGTGGTCACGGTGCGACTCTGCTGTCGAGTCAGGCCGGGTTGATGCAGGTGCCGCAGCCACTGCACATCCTGGGTCCTTCCCCGGCACCCCATGCCATGGTCCGTGGTCGGTATTGTTGGCAGATCTTGGTCAAATCCGATGCCTCTGAGGCCGGGAGGGCCGTGGTCTTGGAAACCCGTGAGGCACTGGAACGAGACTCCCGGCGGGGCGGGCTGCGGTACGATATCGACGTAGATCCGGTCTCGATGGCGTGA